The DNA segment CCAGTGGATGGCCTATGGCTCCAACCCGTTCAACACGCTGGTGCCGTTCTACGCCAATGTCGATGTCACGCCCGCATACCTGGCCGACACCACCACGCGCGTGACCAGCGAGAACTTCTACTGGGAGAACCGTATCATCGCGGCCCTGTGCGATGGCGCGTTCGCCGACACCGCCAATGCGGTCGAGCGCTACCAGGAGAAGACCGGCGCCATGGGGCATCGCATGGTCGCAGCCACCGACGAGCAGGCTTCCCGCCTGGGCTTCGACGCGGCGGAATTCGATGCGGACAACGCCGATGGCGATGTCGAGCCGATGGACCCGGATGCCATTGTCTCCGCCGTGCGTAACGGTGAAGTGCGGGAGGTGCTCGCCGCCGCCAATCAGACTATGGCCGATCAGCTGAAGGAAGAGACCGACAAGCTTCTGGATTCCGTGCTGTATACACGCAGCATGGCCATGAAGAACGGTTTCCACATGTCTGATTTCTAATCGTTTGGCGAACACTGCAAGAGGAAAACACAGAAAGGACCATAACGCATGACTTCCATTGAGGACTTCACCAGCCAGTACGGCCTGGTGCAGAAGATCGACGCTTTCGGCTATCTCGATTATCTGAAGAACAATCCGGATGCTCCGCGCAAGCACGGCAAGGTCGTGCTGGTCACCGCCGATACGCCGTTGAAGGCGAGCCGTGGCGAAGGCAAGACCACTACCACCATCGCGTTGATCGATGCGTTGAACGAGCGTGGCATTGACGCGGCGGCAGTGCTACGCCAGCCGAGCATGGGCATCACCGCAGCCGGTTCCAAGGGCGGTGCCTCCGGCGGCGGCAAGGCGTCCCTGACCCACCCGGAGCTGATCGACTGGGGTCTGTGCGGTGAGATGGGCGCTATCGAGGCTGCTCAGAATCTGCTGGTCTCCTTTGCGGAGAAGGCTGTGGACGAAGGCAAGCTTGACACGATTCTCGTGCCGCGTGTTTCCGAAGTGCCGTCCCGCTCGCTGCGTCAGATCGCCGTTGACCGTGGCAAGGGCGATGTGGCCGAACGTGTGGTGCTTACTCCGACCTGCGAGCTTATGCAGATCGTGGTGCTGTCCCGTTCCATGGACGAGATCTCCGAGCGTGTGTCCAAGATGATCGCCGGCACGAAGGACGGCAAGGCCGTGACTTTCGGCGAGTTCGTCGATCTGTGGCGCATCACCGGCATTCTTGGCGATGCCGTCAAGCCTGCCAAGACGGAGACCGTCAATGGCTCCCCGGTGTACGTGCACGGCGGCCCGTTCGCCAACGTGTCCATCGGCATTCCGACGCTGGTTTCCGTGGAGATGGCCTGCGCTCTGCATGATGTGGTGATCGTCGAGGCTGGCTACGGCACCGACGCCGGTGCGCAGAAATGGCTCGACATCGCCTGCCGCGAGTATGGGGCCCAGTGGCCGTCCGCTGCCATTGTGGTGACCCGCGCCTCCACCTGGCGTGACGATCCCGATCTGGCATGGCGCTACCCGTTCCATGTGCAGCGTCTGGAAGGTCTTGATATTCCTACGTTCCCGCTGATCAACCTGTGGGAAGGCGAGGATGATCAGGTTCCGGCGCTCAAGGCCACTGCGAAGGATCTCGAGTTCCGTGAGCCGATTGTGGGCAACCTGTTCCGCGATGGCGGCGACGCGCTTGCCCCGCAGCTTGACGCGTTC comes from the Bifidobacterium angulatum DSM 20098 = JCM 7096 genome and includes:
- a CDS encoding formate--tetrahydrofolate ligase — its product is MTSIEDFTSQYGLVQKIDAFGYLDYLKNNPDAPRKHGKVVLVTADTPLKASRGEGKTTTTIALIDALNERGIDAAAVLRQPSMGITAAGSKGGASGGGKASLTHPELIDWGLCGEMGAIEAAQNLLVSFAEKAVDEGKLDTILVPRVSEVPSRSLRQIAVDRGKGDVAERVVLTPTCELMQIVVLSRSMDEISERVSKMIAGTKDGKAVTFGEFVDLWRITGILGDAVKPAKTETVNGSPVYVHGGPFANVSIGIPTLVSVEMACALHDVVIVEAGYGTDAGAQKWLDIACREYGAQWPSAAIVVTRASTWRDDPDLAWRYPFHVQRLEGLDIPTFPLINLWEGEDDQVPALKATAKDLEFREPIVGNLFRDGGDALAPQLDAFVDAVMNGSMPAEPHSHKGMALVENVRWVAEHAYGVPAERVVLKDGFVESLQAATDLCASAGMNLGDLALVAVKSPATMTDNDRAPEHERTVTLKKVEVHAGAGLVHVNLTTSLTTPMPKIV